TCTGCTCCTTGCTTGTAGATGTTCACTCCCATGGCGTGTGTGGTGAGCAGTGTTGCATCTTTGCACACTTCAGGCCCTTTCAATTCTTCTTTGGCAACACTCCTCCCTTTACTCTTGGTAACTGGAAACAAAAAGGGATAGGTCATAAATTGGGATCATGGCTTTGTTCTTTTGGCAAGTGTGGCTCCTAAATTGTATACACTTCCATTGTGTGAAAAAGCCAGATGTAAGAGTTTAGAGTATTAAGAGGTGTTATAACAATCAGTATGTTTTACTAATGTCTTTGTTTAAGCGGTGCCAAATGTATATACATGTAACAAAAATATAACTGTAACCTTGAAAGAGAATATGCAGCCCCCTCCACACACAAAAGGTACAGTTGCTACAGCTGTTACTAAATACCCCTTACACACTCACCAATTATAGCACAGCTTCCTGTAGCATTAGAATTTCTCCCAAATACTGTTTACTGTGTTTGTGATGTCATTTGTAGTCTGAAAACACATATTTCGAAGCCTCTGGTGTTCTTTAAGATGACTAATATCTAACCTGAGTGTCTATTGAATGAAATCAGATGAACAGAACAATAGAATTGAGGTAAGGGCTAAACATGCAACATGGGCTGCTGAGCACGCATTTTGTTGTTCTAAGGCAAGGCAAACCAGTTCTTATGAGAACACCCATCCTTCAAATGCAAAAGAATGTTGCGGCTTCTATGAGGACATCTTTTAACAATCTGAGATTTCCTCGAAGACTGAATCCTTCCTTAACAGCAGACTATTGAACTATCACTGACACAGTCTCTTGCCTCTGATTGAGATCGGCCTTGTTAATTAGGATATGTTATGGCACATATCGGAATTAAGAGTTTTGTACCAAGCAAAGCACCCCTGCAATTTAGTGGAGGGGAAAATGCCCACTAACTACCGGGTGACACAGATGCTGGTCCCGAAAGTACAAAATCTGCAAGAGATGCTCATTTGGCAATCGATGCTCATTTAGCAAATGTTGCAATTGCTACTATTTATTGTGTCCAATAAATTTCGATCCCTGTGGTGTTGTATTTTATTAGGTGTGATAAATATCACACCCTCCCCAGGCTCGTTCGTTAAGAGATAATTCAAGTTTAAAAAGCATGAAAGTGAGCAGAACATTAACTATTCTCAAGGCATTTCAATGGGGAGCAAGTCATCGCTGCAATCAAAATACTTTGTAAGAGAACCGGAGTCACTAACTCACCATGTTTAACCAAACAGTGAACCTGTGGAAAGTTGACAGAGTGCTACAAACACCATATGCATTTCActggggagtgggcacacagtcttCCCATGCTAATGCATGTCAGACTGAGCAGATAATCCACTGTGcttaatacattttcaaaatgagCTGGAGCGAATCTACTGTGTCCTCAAAACATTTGCAGTGCCCCTCACTGGAAACTAGTTCAACTGTGCAACCTTATCTTTCCTATTACCCCACATCAAAACGGAGTTGGAGGAAGGACTCACGAGGGGCTACACTCAAAGAGTTCTTGGGCAGCATCATTCTTGAGGTAGAGGACCTCACAATGGGCTACCTAAATATCAACGGGGATTAAAAAAGGGTCAGAAATGCACTATTCTGGCGATCTTCAGCGAGAGAAAGAAACAGCAATAGACAACTTATATAGTAACGTTAAGCCTGTCATTAGAGAGACAATTGTTCCAGTCCTGGTATAGCCCAGTTTATGATATTTAGGAGGAGATCTGTTCTTAGCTTGTTGCACACGAACCAATTTGACtaacaccagaaaaaaagatatgtACAAGAATAGATCTTGGTTGAGGCCGGGTGTTGCTGATGTTATGCACTTAGCTGATAATGTTATGATAGCCTTTGGACGCCAATACCTGTCATAAGCAGGTCGACCACACGCCTCCACGTCACGAGGGCATCACTTTTTATTAATTGATATTGCGGTTACGTATAAGCTGCTTTAGGCCATCAAAATacccaagactacaactcccacagtgcccTGATATGTTAAATTAAAACTCAGAACTGGAAAAGTTGTTTATCAGTGTTTCACGGCCGCCCGAATTATAAAGTTATGGGCCAATACAACCCAAGGGTTATTCTGTTTTGGATATTCTCGATCAACTGGATACTCTTCCCCCTCTCTGACGCTTGACCTTCCCCCCTTTTGCAAGGACCCTGCTCTGGTATTCCGCTAGCCGGGCCTCACCGACTTTCTTGGCGTAACCCCTGGCCTGCGCCGTCCCGTGTGTCCAGCAGGAGGTCCCACTGACCCCCGGTGCCCGCAGGAGCCATGGCAGCCTGCACAACAAACTCATGCCGGTCACTGGCATGGAAAGCAGGGATGCTGCACGGTGCAGTACGTCACTTCCGCACACGTACCACGCAGCAGCGCGGCACGCTGGGAATTGTAGTCAACCAGTGCTCTCGTGGCAGGGAAGGTGCTGACGCCCCGCGCCACCTCTCTCGTTGGACGGATGTCATGCCCGTTTGCTCATAAACTACACGCCCCGAGATGCACCTCGCGCGCATGCGCAGCTCTAAGACGAGTAAGATGGTAGAAGATAGAGGAAGCAGGGGCTGAGGGACAGCGAGAAGTTCAGC
This portion of the Pleurodeles waltl isolate 20211129_DDA chromosome 12, aPleWal1.hap1.20221129, whole genome shotgun sequence genome encodes:
- the MRPL54 gene encoding large ribosomal subunit protein mL54 — protein: MPVTGMSLLCRLPWLLRAPGVSGTSCWTHGTAQARGYAKKVVTKSKGRSVAKEELKGPEVCKDATLLTTHAMGVNIYKQGAEVALKADSEYPDWLFQVHLGPPKTLDELDPEDPKYWKLLRKHHMWRNNKLSKNKKF